Proteins from one Apis cerana isolate GH-2021 linkage group LG11, AcerK_1.0, whole genome shotgun sequence genomic window:
- the LOC107997221 gene encoding serine/threonine-protein kinase mos, with protein MTSPQKLANKLYKISPQILKNDKRIYLSPRTPIKNVYKNNIETKNQLSPFNIDTPNRQKILKDGFPIKCGTFLGSGGFGIVYKALYKGEQVAAKMIQTEKYSNMLNGERHASFLRHSNIVKVLMIEQGASLSLITMELCGTTLQNRLDEAILIKNERICILRSITCALQFCHNAGIVHADVKPKNILMSKNGQPKLTDFGSSVLIDAPNEIDKFYGTPGYTAPEVIKQNRPTPAADIYSLGIVAWQMLFRKLPFAGLHSHTIIYLSAKGHRPTDDNMDDEFKGTYKTLYKQMWSQNTTERPTTNEVITKIDTLISS; from the exons ATGACTTCACCTCAAAAATTagcaaacaaattatataaaatttcaccacaaatattaaaaaatgataaaag AATATACTTAAGTCCAAGAACtcctataaaaaatgtttataaaaataatatcgaaaccAAAAACCAATTATCtccttttaatattgatactcCTAAcagacaaaaaatattaaaagatggTTTTCCTATCAAATGTGGCACATTTCTAGGAAGCGGCGGATTCGGTATTGTATATAAAGCTTTGTATAAAG GTGAACAAGTGGCAGCTAAAATGATacaaacagaaaaatattctaatatgttAAACGGTGAAAGACATGCTTCTTTCCTAAGACATTCCAATATAGTAAAAGTGTTAATGATAGAACAAGGTGCTTCTTTGTCTTTAATAACAATGGAATTATGTGGCACTACTTTGCAAAATCGTCTAGATGaagcaatattaattaaaaatgaaagaatttgtatattaagaAGTATAACTTGCGCTCTACAATTTTGTCATAATGCTGGTATCGTTCATGCGGATGTCAAACctaaaaatatactaatgTCCAAAAATGGTCAACCAAAGCTTACTGATTTTGGTAGTTCGGTGCTAATAGATGCAccaaatgaaattgataaattttat gGCACACCAGGATATACTGCTCCAGaagttataaaacaaaatagacCAACTCCTGCAGcagatatttattctttaggAATTGTAGCTTGGCAAatgttatttagaaaattaccaTTTGCTGGATTGCATAGTCACACGATTATTTACCTTTCTGCGAAAGGGCATCGCCCTACGGATGATAATATGGATGATGAATTTAAAGGTACCTATAAAAccttatataaacaaatgtgGTCACAAAATACTACTGAAAGGCCCACAACCAATGAAGTAATAACTAAAATTGAtacattaatttcttcttaa
- the LOC107997222 gene encoding U6 snRNA-associated Sm-like protein LSm5 translates to MTSSVSTNPSTLLPLELVDKCIGSRIHIIMKNDKEIVGTLLGFDDFVNMLLEDVTESEATPEGRRVTKLDQILLNGSNITMLVPGGEMPDT, encoded by the exons atgaCCAGTTCTGTCAGTACAAATCCATCAACTCTATTGCCTTTAG aattagtcGACAAATGTATTGGTTCTCggatacatattattatgaaaaatgataaagaaattgtCGGCACTTTGTTAGGCTTTGACGATTTCGTAAATATGTTACTCGAAGATGTGACAGAAAGCGAAGCAACACCGGAAGGAAGAAGAGTCACCAAACTTGATCAAATATTACTTAATGGAAGCAATATTACAatg CTTGTACCTGGTGGAGAAATGCCTGATACGTAA